The DNA region GTAGGTTCTGTTACAGCTGCTGTAGCTGATACTGTAGGTTCTACTGTAGGAACATCGCCAACGATGATCTTACCTGTAACTGCAGCAAACTTTCCTGATTCGATCTTAACCTGCTTGCCTGTAGTCTTGTCAACTGTTGAGCCTTCGATGTTGCTGAACTTAACTTCATAAACGCCGTCCTTTGTACCTGCAGGGATCTCGATTTCGAGTCTGCCGATAACGCCGTCGCCTGTGATGTTCATACCTTCATTTTCAAGGAACTGAGCTGACTTTTCAGTTTTACCGATTGTCCATGAGCAGCCGAAGTCACCCTTGAGACCTCTGCCGATCTTCATGTTGCCTTCGATATCGTAGTCGAACTGGAGTGCTGAGAAACCGCTGCCTACGTTCTTGGCTGTTACAGGGATCTTAACCTTATCGCCGGCATTGCCTGAGATCTCGCCTGCTTCGATAATGATAGCATCAGCAGCAGGTGTAGCTGTAGGAGCTGTTGTAGGCTTGTCTGTTGCTGTTGTTACAGCCGGTGTTGAAGTAGCCTTTGTTACTTCAGGTGTTGATGTAGCCTTAGTTACTTCAGGTGTTGAAGTAGCCTTTGTTACTTCAGCTGTAGGAGCTGGAGAAGCAGCTTCTGAACCTACCTTGATAGTAAGAGACTTATAGTTAGGAGCAAGTTCAAGAGGAGTCTTTTCACCGTTTGCTTCAACTATTCTGTTCTGGTCAGCAACCTTCTTGCCATTCTGGAGAACAGGGTCGCCGCCGATCTCAATCTTGTAATCGCCTGAAGCACCGTCGAGTACCTTGAATGTTAACTTTGATAACTTCTGGTCACCCGTGAGGTTTGTGGCACTCTGGTCAACGTAGAGCTGAACAAGTGTTGAGAGATTAGCATCAGGATTCTGATACTTTGTGTTTGACTTTGTAGGATCGTTGATGTTCTGGTGAATTTGATCATCTTCATCTGTTGTTGCGTATTCCCACTTTTCAAGGCTGAGTGCCTTCTTGTTGTATGTAACATATGCATTAAGTGCTGAAAAACCATCAGCGTTGTCAGTTACATCACATGTAACACTGAATGTGTCACCAGGCTTGAAAGTAGTCTTGGACGCATCTGTTAAATTAACTGATACAGTTGCACCAGCGTCAGCAGCCTGTACTACTGATGAAAACTGTAATTCCGGCATTACGCCTACTGTACCTGCCATCATAGCAAGAGCTAATGTACTGGCAACTGTTCTTCTGAATTTTCTTGACAATTTTAACACCCTCCATGTTTAAAATTTCATGACAGCTGTTTTAAAAACACCGATCAGACCGGATATCCGGCATTGCCTGATTTCCGGTCAGCGGTCACAGGACTCTGCCCTGCAGCCGGTGCCTGTTTACTGATCCGGTATCTGTTTTTGCAGCCGTCAGATTTTCGGATAAATCTCAAAAAAATTTACTCTTAAACCTATTATACATCATCTCGCGAAAAATGTATAGCTATTTTTTAATCTTTTTTTTGAATTTTTTTTTGAAGTTGTATTGTGCACAGATTCAAAAACAGCAATTTGTAGTCTTTAACCCGCAATATTCGCCTTATTTCACACCAGAACTTATATCGTTCCGGCGTGCCGCTTCGTTTCAGACGTATATTAAAGAAACACTGATTTATGAACAGACCAGCATTTTCCTGGAAAATTAGATCAGCACACCCTCAGTTCCCATGAAAACGTGAGTTGAGGATATGCTGATCTGTTTTATCCTGAGAAAGCGCTGATCAGACCGGAAATCCGGCTTTGACGGATCTCCGGAGCACGAAGGTCACGGGATTTTGTCCCGGACCCCGCGCTGAATAATGAACTGTTCAGCGTTTCTGCAGCATTCTGGTTTCTTTATTATTTGGTTACCTTGTTCCAGATTTCTTCTGAGATATTGGTTTCACCCTTAATACCTGCTTCGAGAAGTGCTCTGAGGATGAAGGTTGCGTCTGTCTGACGGAATCCTGTACCCTTGTCAGAACCATCAACGTCACCGTTGCGGTGTGACATTTCAATGTAATTGTCAGGATACTTCTTCTTGCCTTCTTCGCTGATAAGATCTTCAAGTATCGACTTTCTTTCAACTGAGAGTGAAAGTACTTCACGGAGAAGTATTGTAGCGTCGATCTGTGTTACCTTACCGTCGAGGTTTACGTCACCTCTGAGTCCTTCAGCAGGAGTCTTTGTAGGTTCAGGTGAAACTGTCGGTGAAGGTGATACTGTTGGTGAAGGTGACGGTGTTTCTGTACCGCCTGTAACCTTGATCTTTCCTGTTACGCCTTCAAACTGGCTGCTGTCAAGCTTAACCTGCTTGCCTGTTGCCGGATCAACCTTTGAGCCTTCGAAGTTGGAGATCTTTATCTCGTATGTTCCGCTTGCATCTGCAGGAAGTTCTACTTCAAGCTTACCGATCACGCCGTCGCCTGAAATGTTCTCTCCGTCGCCTTCAAGGAACTGAGCTGACTTTTCAGTTCTGCCGATAGTCCATGAGCCGCTGAAGTCGCCCTTGATACCTCTGCCGATCCTGAGGCCGCCTGTGATGTCATAGTCGAACTGGAGTGCTGAGAAGCCTTCTCCTACGTTCTTTGCTGTTACTGGGATCTTTACCTTTTCGCCCGGCTTGCCTTCGATCTCTCCGAGTTCGATCTGGATCTTGCCTGCTGACGGTGTTACTGTCGGTGACGGTTTAACTGTAGGTGAAGGTGATACTGTAGGTGTAACTGTCGGAACAGGTGATGGTTTTACTTCTTCTCCTACTACGACGAGTGCTCCGCGGAATGTCGGATTAATAACTACAGGTGATCTGTCTCCGTCCTTGGTTACAACACGGTTTGCCATTGCGCCGCCGTCGCCGTTTGCGTCAAACGGAAGTGCGTAGCCGCCGTCCTTTGTACCGTTCTTGACCTTAAGTTCAACTGTTGCAATAACTGTGTCGCCCTTGAGGTTTTCTGTATCGCTGAACAGTGCAAGGATCGTTGTTATATTGCCAGCCGCACCTTCCTTATGGAACTCGTTGAGAGTTACTGCTGAGTATGCAACTGAATCTTCGTTATCAGGATCATCCGTGTCGCCTGCTTCCATGCTTACGATCTCAAACATGTCTGTATTTACATCGAGCCATGAGTTGAGTGCATTGAAGCCCTCGCTGTTGTCAGTAACCTTTATCTTCAGCTTGAATGTTTCTCCGGCCTTTACGTTATACTTGCCCGCATCTACTGTAGGTCCTTCAAGTCCGTTTGCCACCTGTGTCTTTGATTCAGGCTGTTCGTTTGCGGACTGTACAGGGGTGGATGTAGGAGTTACTTCTGTAGGAACAACAGTCGGCTTCGGTGATACTGTCGGTGAAGGTGACGGTGTTTCTGTACCGCCTGTAACCTTGATCTTTCCTGTTACACCTTCGAACTGGCTGCCTTCGAGTCTTACCTGCTTGCCTGTTGCGGAATCAACCTTTGAACCTTCGAAGTTGGAAATCTTTATCTCGTATGTTCCGCTTGCGTCTGCAGGAAGTTCTACTTCAAGCTTACCGATCACGCCGTCGCCTGAAATGTTCATTCCGTCGCCTTCAAGGAACTGTACTGACTTTTCTGTTCCGCCTACTGTCCATGAGCATGCAAAGTCGCCCTTGATACCTCTGCCGATCCTGAGGCCGCCTGTGATGTCATAGTCGAACTGGAGTGCTGAGAAGCCTTCTCCTACGTTCTTTGCTGTTACAGGGATCTTTACCTTTTCGCCCGGCTTGCCTTCGATCTCACCAAGTGCGATCTGGATCTTGCCTGCTGCCGGTGTTACTGTCGGTGACGGTTTAACTGTAGGCGAAGGTGATACTGTAGGTGAAGGTGATACTGTCGGCTTCGGTGATGCTGTTTCTGTACCGCCTGAAACCCTGATCTTTCCTGTTACACCTTCGAACTGGCTGCCTTCGAGTCTTACCTGCTTGCCAGTTGCAGAGTCTACCTTTGAACCTTCGAAGTTGGAGATCTTTATCTCGTATGTTCCGCTTGCGTCTGCAGGAAGTTCTACTTCAAGCTTACCGATAACACCGTCGCCTGAAATGTTCATTCCGTCGCCTTCAAGGAACTGAGCTGAATTTTCTGTTCCGCCTACTGTCCATGAGCATGCGAAGTCGCCCTTGATACCTCTGCCGATCCTGAGACCGCCTGTGATGTCATAGTCGAACTGGAGTGCTGAGAAGCCTTCTCCTACGTTCTTTGCTGTTACTGGGATCTTTACCTTTTCGCCCGGCTTGCCTTCGATCTCTCCGAGTTCGATCTGGATCTTGCCTGCTGCCGGTGTTGTAGATGTCGGCTTTACTGTTGGTGTTTCTTCTGTCGGTTTTACTGTAGGAACCGGTGATGGCTGTACTGCACCTTCACCCACCTGAACAAGTGCTCCGAGGAATGTAGGGTTAAGAACTACAGGTGATCTGTCTCCGTCCCTGGTTACTACACGGTTTGCCATTGCACCGCCGTCACCCTTTGCATCGAACGGAAGTGTATAGTTAGCGTCCTTTGTTCCGGTCTTTACCTTAAGTTCAATTGTTGCAACAACTGCGTCGCCCTTGAGGTTTTCTGTATCACTGAACAGTGCAAGGATCGTTGTTATATTTTCAGCAGCATTTTCCTTATGGAACTTGTTGAGTGTTACTGCTGAATATGCTACTGAATCTTCGTTGTCAGGATCATCAGTGTCTCCGGCTTCCATGCTTACGATCTCAAATACGTCTGTATTTACATCGAGCCATGAGTTAAGTGCGTTGAAGCCTTCGCTGTTGTTCACTGCCTTTATCTTCAGCTTGAATGTTTCTCCGGCCTTTACGTTATACTTGCCTGCATCTACTGTAGGTCCTTCAAGTCCGTTTGCTATCTGTGTCTTTGATTCAGGCTGCTCGTTTGCGGACTGTGCAGGTGAGGATGCAGATGCTGTAGGTGAAGGTGATACTGTAGGCTTCGGTGATGCTGTTTCTGTACCGCCTGAAACCCTGATCTTTCCTGTTACACCTTCGAACTGGCTGCCTTCGAGCTTGACCTGCTTGCCTGTTGCAGAATCCACCTTTGAACCTTCGAAGTTGGAGATCTTTATCTCGTATGTTCCGCTTGCGTCTGCAGGAAGTTCTACTTCAAGCTTACCGATCACGCCGTCGCCTGAAATGTTCATTCCGTCGCCTTCAAGGAACTGAGCTGACTTTTCTGTTCCGCCCACTGTCCATGAGCATGCGAAGTCGCCCTTGATACCTCTGCCGATCCTGAGGCCGCCTGTGATGTCATAGTCGAACTGGAGTGCTGAGAAGCCTTCTCCTACGTTCTTTGCTGTTACAGGGATCTTTACCTTTTCACCCGGCTTGCCTTCAATCTCTCCGAGTTCGATCTGAATCTTGCCTGCTGCCGGTGTTGTAGATGTCGGCTTTACTGTTGGTGTTTCTTCTGTCGGCTTTACTGTAGGAACCGGTGATGGCTGTACTGCACCTTCACCCACCTGAACAAGTGCTCCGAGGAATGTAGGGTTAAGAACTACAGGTGATCTGTCTCCGTCCCTGGTTACTACACGGTTTGCCATTGCACCGCCGTCACCCTTTGCATCGAACGGAAGTGTATAGTTAGCGTCCTTTGTTCCGGTCTTTACCTTAAGTTCAATTGTTGCAACAACTGCGTCGCCCTTGAGGTTTTCTGTATCACTGAACAGTGCAAGGATCGTTGTTATATTTTCAGCAGCATTTTCCTTATGGAACTTGTTGAGTGTTACTGCTGAATATGCTACTGAATCTTCGTTGTCAGGATCATCAGTGTCTCCGGCTTCCATGCTTACGATCTCAAATACGTCTGTATTTACATCGAGCCATGAGTTAAGTGCGTTGAAGCCTTCGCTGTTGTTCACTGCCTTTATCTTCAGCTTGAATGTTTCTCCGGCCTTTACGTTATACTTGCCCGCATCTACTGTAGGTCCTTCAAGTCCGTTTGCTATCTGTGTCTTTGATTCAGGCTGCTCGTTTGCGGACTGTGCAGGTGAGGATGCAGATGCTGTAGGTGAAGGTGATACTGTCGGCTTCGGTGATGCTGTTTCTGTACCGCCTGAAACCCTGATCTTTCCTGTTACACCTTCGAACTGGCTGCCTTCGAGCTTGACCTGCTTGCCTGTTGCAGAATCCACTTTTGAACCTTCGAAGTTGGAGATCTTTATCTCGTATGTTCCGCTTGCGTCTGCAGGAAGTTCTACTTCAAGCTTACCGATCACGCCGTCGCCTGAAATGTTCATTCCGTCGCCTTCAAGGAACTGAGCTGACTTTTCTGTTCCGCCTACTGTCCATGAGCATGCGAAGTCGCCCTTGATACCTCTGCCGATTCTGAGGCCGCCTGTGATGTCATAGTCGAACTGGAGTGCTGAGAAGCCTTCTCCTACGTTCTTTGCTGTTACTGGGATCTTTACCTTTTCACCCGGCTTGCCTTCGATCTCTCCGAGTTCGATCTGAATCTTGCCTGCTGCCGGTGTTGTAGATGTCGGCTTTACTGTTGGTGTTTCAGATGATCCCGGTGTAGTCGGTTCAGGTGATGCTGTGCTTCCGGATACCTTGATCTTTCCGGATACAGCCTTGAACATACTGCCGTCCATCTTGACCTGCTTGCCTGTTGAAGGATCTACAGTTGAACCTTCAAAGTTTGAGATCTTTATATCATAAGTTCCGCTTGCATCTGAAGGAAGTTCAATTTCAAGTTTGCCGATAACGCCGTCGCCTGAAATGTTCATTCCGTCGCCTTCGAGGAACTGTGCTGAATTTTCCGTTCCGCCTACAGTCCATGAACATGCAAAGTCGCCCTTGATGCCTCTGCCTACTCTGAGGCCGCCTGTGATGTCGTAGTCAAACTGGAGTGCTGAGAAACCGTTTCCTACGTTCTTGGCTGTTACAGGAACCTTTACCTTTTCGCCCGGCTTGCCTTCAACTTCACCGATGCTGATCTCGATTCCGCCTGATGAAGGAGGTGCAGATGACGGAGCAGATGTCGGAGTCTGTGATCCTCCGTTTACTGAAACTGTACCCTTTGAAATGTTACCGCTGAATTCCTTTTCAGTAGTTTTTTGATGCTGCTGTAAGAGATGAACCGGAAACATCGTAGTTACCGTTTGCAGAAGATGCAGCCTTGAATTCAAGCTTTACAGAAGCGCTTGAGAGATCCTTGTACGGATCAGCAAGACCTACGATCTTCTTTCCTTCAACATCTACTGTAAATCCGTCAGCTGATGCCTTTGTAAGTTCAAGAGCCTGGCTGTCAAAATTAAGTTCAGCAGCAAATCCTGCAAAATCTGTTCCTGAAATAGTAAGTGTTGTTGAGAAAGTTCCGCCTGCACTTGCAGAAGCATCAGCGATTTTGCCTGATAATGTACCTGACTGGGCAGGAGTCTGAGATGCAGGAGTCTGAGATGCAGGAGTCTGAGATGCAGGTGCCTGTGAAGCAGGTGTCTGTGTTGAAGGATTTCCGACAGTTACAGCAGCTCCGCGGAATGTCGGATTAAGAACGATCGGCTTTCTTTCACCGTTTTCGGTAATTATACGGTTACCCATTGCACCGTCATCACCCTTCGCATCAAACGGAAGTGAATAATTACCGTCCTTAACGCCGTCCTTCGCCTTAAGTGTTATTGTTGCAATAACAGTATCACCTGTAAGATTATTGGCATCACTGTAAAGTGCAAGTACTGTCTTGACACCTGCTGCAGCGCCGTTTTTCTGGAATGTATTTACTGTTGTATTTGAATAAGCATAGCTGTCTCCATTTTCAGGATCATCGGTATCTCCGGCTTCCATGCTTACGATCTCGAATACATTAGTATCCACGTCGAGCCATGAGTTAAGAGCATTGAAGCCTTCTCCGTTGTTTGTTACCTTAAGCTTGATCTTGAATGTTTCTCCGGCCTTTACACTGTAAACACCGGCATCAACTGTAGGGCCTGCGATACCGCCAGCGGCACTTGTCGTTGATACTACCTGTTCTGCTGAAGCAGCACTTATTGTCTGTGTGACCTGTAATGCAGGAAAACTGCCTGCAGGTCCGGTCATCATAGTGAGTGCTAAAGTACTCGCTACTACTTTTCTGAGTTTTCTTGACACTTGAACAAAACCTCCGTTTATAGATTTTCCTGCTCACGGAACCACAGATATGATATATCTGTTATTTCATGATCCCGGTCATATTTTGCAGGATTGGTCGGTTGATCTGAAAAAAAACCACGTTGTAATCTATTATACATCAAAATTTCAAAAATGTATAGTATATTTTTTTCTTCTGTGTTATGAATTATGCACTCATTTTTGCACGCATAAATCAAAAAATTGTAGTTATAGTAAATGAATCAGGCTTATTCAGAAAAAAAGACCGGAACAGCCCCTTTTAAAGTAACTATTCCGGTCTTAAAATGTTTATTTAAGATTTACCATTTTCGGATATCAGCCGAGTAACTTATTAACGAGACGGACCATATCCATTGAGTTGATAATGCCGTCACCGTTGATGTCGCCGTTTACAACCTTTGCATCCTTAACAAGGAGTAAGTACTTCTTGAGTGCGATGATATCAGCTGTATTAACTGAGCCGTCACCGTTTACATCATAAGCTGTATTTTCCGCTGTTGGTTCAGTTGTAGGTGCTTCCTTACCAACTATGATCTTGCCGGCAACAGCTGTAAACTTGTCAGCGTCAAGCTTAACCTGCTTGTTTGTAGCACTGTCAACCATTGCGCCTTCGAAGTTAGAGATCTTGATGTTGTATACTGTGCCGTCCTTAGCATCCTTAGGAATTTCGATTTCAAACTTACCGATTACACCGTCGCCTGAGATGTTCATTCCGTCTGCTTCAAGGAACTGTGCTGACTTTTCTGTCTTGCCGATCGTCCATGAGCAGCCGAAGTCGCCCTTGATACCTCTGCCGATTGTGAGATCACCGTCGATATCGTAGTCGAACTGGAGTGCTGAGAAGCCGTTTCCTACGTTCTTGGCTGTTACAGGAACCTTAACCTTTTCGCCTGCTGCGCCGTATACAGTACCGATTTCGATTGAAATAGCGTCGCTCTTTGGAGCATCTGTAGCAGGTGCTGTCGGAGATGGTTCTGTTGTCTTCTGAGTCGGTGCTGGTGATGGTGATGGTGATTCTGATGCCGGTGTAACTTCACCCACTGTGATCTTACCAGCTACGCCTTCAAACTTGCTGCTTTCAAGCTTAACCTGCTTGTTTGTAGCACTGTCAACCATTGCACCTTCGAAGTTAGAGATCTTGATGTTGTATACTGTGCCGTCCTTAGCATCCTTAGGGATCTCGATTTCGAACTTACCAATGCAGCCGTCGCCTGAAATGTTCATTCCGTCGCCTTCAAGGAACTGTGCTGACTTTTCTGTCTTGCCGATTGTCCATGAGCATGCGAAGTCGCCCTTGATACCTCTGCCGATCGTGAGACCGCCGTCGATGTCGTAGTCAAACTGGAGTGCTGAGAAACCGCCGCCTACGTTCTCTGCGTATACAGGAACCTTAACCTTTTCACCGGCATTGCCGTTTATTTCACCGATCTTGATCTTGATAGCATCACCTGCAGGTGGCTCTTCAGATGGTTTTTCTGTAGTTGCTGTCGGCTGTGCTGTTGCTGGTGTAGGCTTAACTGTTGGTACTTCAGTTGGTGTTTCCGTTGCAGGTGCAGGATCGCCAACTGTTACAAGTGCACCAACAAATGTAGGGTTAAGAACAACAGGTGATCTGTCTCCGTCCTTAACTACAACACGGTTAGCCATTGCACCGCCGTCGCCCTTTGCATCAAACGGAAGTGTATAGTAGCCGTCCTTAACTCCGGCCTTAACTGTAAGTGTGATTGTAGCGATTACCTGATCGTCTGCAGCGTTTTCTGTATCACTGAAGAGAGCAAGGATCGTTGTGATATTGTCAGGTGCACCATCCTTATGGAACTTGTTAAGAGTTACAGCTGAGTATGCAACTGAATCTTCGTTTTCAGGATCTGAAGTGTCGCCTGCTTCCATAGCTGTGATCTCGAATACGTCAGTATCAACATCGAGCCATGCATTGAGAGCGTTGAAGCCGTCCTTATTGTCTGTTACCTTGATCTGAACGTCAAATTTATCGCCAGCCTTAACCTTGTATGTACCAGCGTCAACCTTAGGACCTGCAATACCGCCCTGAACGTCAGTCTTTGATACAGGCTGTTCTGCCTTTGCAGAATTTGAAGGAGCTGTTGTAGGGATCTCTGTAGGCTTTGCTGTTTCAGTAGGCTTAACTGAAACTGTAGGTTCAACTGTCGGATCTGATGAAACCGGCTTGTCACCTACTGTAATAGTACCTGCAACACCTGCAAACTTGCTGCCGTCAAGCTTAACCTGCTTGCCTGTTGACTTGTCTACTACTGCGCCTTCAAAGTTAGAGATCTTGAATTTATATACTGTACCTTCCTTAGCGTCTGCAGGAATTTCAACTTCGAGCTTACCGATAACGCCGTCGCCTGAAATGTTCATTCCGTCGCCTTCAAGGAACTGTGCTGACTTTTCTGTCTTGCCGATTGTCCATGAGCATGCGAAGTCGCCCTTGATACCTCTGCCGACCTTGAGATCGCCGTCGATGTCATAGTCGAACTGAAGTGCTGAGAAACCGTCGCCTACGTTCTTGGCTGTTACAGGGATCTTAACCTTTTCGCCTGCCTTGCCTGCTACATTGTCAATTACGATCTGGATAGCATCGCTGTTAGGTGTCTCTGAAGGTGTAGTTGCCGGAGTCTGAGATGCAGGTGTCTGAGATGCAGGTGTCTGAGATGCAGGTGTCTGAGATGCAGGTGCCTCTGAAGGTAATTCGCCTACTGCGATATAGCCTGCTGTGCCTGCAAACTTTGCTGCTGCAAGTTTAACCTGCTTGCCTGTTGACTTGTCTACCATTGCGCCTTCAAAGTTGGAGATCTTGAAGTTATATACTGTACCTTCCTTAGCGTCTGCAGGAATTTCAACTTCGAGCTTACCGATAACGCCTTCGCCTGAAATGTTCATTCCGTCGCCTTCAAGGAACTGTGCTGACTTTTCTGTCTTACCGATTGTCCATGAGCATGCGAAGTCGCCCTTGATACCTCTGCCGATCATGAGATCGCCGTCGATAGCATAGTCAAACTGGAGAGCTGAGAAGCCGTCGCCTACGTTCTTGACTGTTACAGGAACCTTTACCTTTTCGCCTGGCTTGCCTGCTACTTTACCGATCTCGATCTGGATAGCATCGCTTGAAGGTGCCTGAGATGCAGGAGTCTGTGAAGGTGTCTGTGTAGCCGGTGTCTGTGATGTCGGATTTGATGAAGCACCGCTTACTGTTACAGTACCCTTTGTAACTGAGCCCTTGAATTCCTTTTCCTTATCCTTTGAAGCTGCTTCAAGTGATGAAGCTGATACTTCGTAGCTGCCTGCTGCTGAAGTCTTGAATTCGAGGTTTACTGTAGCTGATGAAACATCCTTGTACGGATTAGCAAGACCAACGATCTTTTTGCCCTGGATCTCAACGTCGAATCCGTCAGCTGTTGCCTTTGTAAGTTCAAGGCCGCTGAAGCTGAGTTCAGCTGCAAATCCTGCAAAATCAACGCCTGAAATTGAAAGAGTTGTCTTTACTGTTTCGCCTGCCTTGGCAGAAGCGTCAGCGATCTTGCCTGATAATGTGCCTGACTGAGCAGGAGTCTGTGAAGCTGGTGTCTGTGAAGCCGGTGTCTGTGATGCCGGTGCCTGTGATGCAGGAGCCTGTGATGCAGGTGTCTGAGCAGTCGGCTGTGATGAAGGGTTGCCTACTGTTATTGAAGCGCCCTTGAATGTCGGGTTGATTACCAGCGGTGTTCTGTCTGAGTTGATACGGTTACCCATAGCGCCGCCATCGCCCTTTGCGTCAAACGGAAGTGAATAGTAGCCGTCCTTAGCTCCGTCCTTTACCTTAAGAGTATAGGTAGCAATAACCATGTCGCCCTTTGCATTGTCTGTGTCACTGTAAAGTGCGAGAAGAGTTTCTACGCCTGCTGCAGCTCCGCTCTTCTTGAATGTGTTGACTGTAACGTTTGAGTAAGCATAGCTGTCTTCGTTTTCAGGATCATCGATGTCGCCTGCTTCCTTTCCAACG from Ruminococcus sp. HUN007 includes:
- a CDS encoding cohesin domain-containing protein is translated as MFPVHLLQQHQKTTEKEFSGNISKGTVSVNGGSQTPTSAPSSAPPSSGGIEISIGEVEGKPGEKVKVPVTAKNVGNGFSALQFDYDITGGLRVGRGIKGDFACSWTVGGTENSAQFLEGDGMNISGDGVIGKLEIELPSDASGTYDIKISNFEGSTVDPSTGKQVKMDGSMFKAVSGKIKVSGSTASPEPTTPGSSETPTVKPTSTTPAAGKIQIELGEIEGKPGEKVKIPVTAKNVGEGFSALQFDYDITGGLRIGRGIKGDFACSWTVGGTEKSAQFLEGDGMNISGDGVIGKLEVELPADASGTYEIKISNFEGSKVDSATGKQVKLEGSQFEGVTGKIRVSGGTETASPKPTVSPSPTASASSPAQSANEQPESKTQIANGLEGPTVDAGKYNVKAGETFKLKIKAVNNSEGFNALNSWLDVNTDVFEIVSMEAGDTDDPDNEDSVAYSAVTLNKFHKENAAENITTILALFSDTENLKGDAVVATIELKVKTGTKDANYTLPFDAKGDGGAMANRVVTRDGDRSPVVLNPTFLGALVQVGEGAVQPSPVPTVKPTEETPTVKPTSTTPAAGKIQIELGEIEGKPGEKVKIPVTAKNVGEGFSALQFDYDITGGLRIGRGIKGDFACSWTVGGTEKSAQFLEGDGMNISGDGVIGKLEVELPADASGTYEIKISNFEGSKVDSATGKQVKLEGSQFEGVTGKIRVSGGTETASPKPTVSPSPTASASSPAQSANEQPESKTQIANGLEGPTVDAGKYNVKAGETFKLKIKAVNNSEGFNALNSWLDVNTDVFEIVSMEAGDTDDPDNEDSVAYSAVTLNKFHKENAAENITTILALFSDTENLKGDAVVATIELKVKTGTKDANYTLPFDAKGDGGAMANRVVTRDGDRSPVVLNPTFLGALVQVGEGAVQPSPVPTVKPTEETPTVKPTSTTPAAGKIQIELGEIEGKPGEKVKIPVTAKNVGEGFSALQFDYDITGGLRIGRGIKGDFACSWTVGGTENSAQFLEGDGMNISGDGVIGKLEVELPADASGTYEIKISNFEGSKVDSATGKQVRLEGSQFEGVTGKIRVSGGTETASPKPTVSPSPTVSPSPTVKPSPTVTPAAGKIQIALGEIEGKPGEKVKIPVTAKNVGEGFSALQFDYDITGGLRIGRGIKGDFACSWTVGGTEKSVQFLEGDGMNISGDGVIGKLEVELPADASGTYEIKISNFEGSKVDSATGKQVRLEGSQFEGVTGKIKVTGGTETPSPSPTVSPKPTVVPTEVTPTSTPVQSANEQPESKTQVANGLEGPTVDAGKYNVKAGETFKLKIKVTDNSEGFNALNSWLDVNTDMFEIVSMEAGDTDDPDNEDSVAYSAVTLNEFHKEGAAGNITTILALFSDTENLKGDTVIATVELKVKNGTKDGGYALPFDANGDGGAMANRVVTKDGDRSPVVINPTFRGALVVVGEEVKPSPVPTVTPTVSPSPTVKPSPTVTPSAGKIQIELGEIEGKPGEKVKIPVTAKNVGEGFSALQFDYDITGGLRIGRGIKGDFSGSWTIGRTEKSAQFLEGDGENISGDGVIGKLEVELPADASGTYEIKISNFEGSKVDPATGKQVKLDSSQFEGVTGKIKVTGGTETPSPSPTVSPSPTVSPEPTKTPAEGLRGDVNLDGKVTQIDATILLREVLSLSVERKSILEDLISEEGKKKYPDNYIEMSHRNGDVDGSDKGTGFRQTDATFILRALLEAGIKGETNISEEIWNKVTK
- a CDS encoding cohesin domain-containing protein is translated as MSRKLRKVVASTLALTMMTGPAGSFPALQVTQTISAASAEQVVSTTSAAGGIAGPTVDAGVYSVKAGETFKIKLKVTNNGEGFNALNSWLDVDTNVFEIVSMEAGDTDDPENGDSYAYSNTTVNTFQKNGAAAGVKTVLALYSDANNLTGDTVIATITLKAKDGVKDGNYSLPFDAKGDDGAMGNRIITENGERKPIVLNPTFRGAAVTVGNPSTQTPASQAPASQTPASQTPASQTPAQSGTLSGKIADASASAGGTFSTTLTISGTDFAGFAAELNFDSQALELTKASADGFTVDVEGKKIVGLADPYKDLSSASVKLEFKAASSANGNYDVSGSSLTAASKNY
- a CDS encoding cohesin domain-containing protein → MSRKIRKVVASTLALAMMTGTAANFPAGQFAVLNAATAEQAVSTSNVAGGLAGPTIDAGTYEVKAGETFKVKIKATGNTDGFNALNTWLDVDTNVFEIVGKEAGDIDDPENEDSYAYSNVTVNTFKKSGAAAGVETLLALYSDTDNAKGDMVIATYTLKVKDGAKDGYYSLPFDAKGDGGAMGNRINSDRTPLVINPTFKGASITVGNPSSQPTAQTPASQAPASQAPASQTPASQTPASQTPAQSGTLSGKIADASAKAGETVKTTLSISGVDFAGFAAELSFSGLELTKATADGFDVEIQGKKIVGLANPYKDVSSATVNLEFKTSAAGSYEVSASSLEAASKDKEKEFKGSVTKGTVTVSGASSNPTSQTPATQTPSQTPASQAPSSDAIQIEIGKVAGKPGEKVKVPVTVKNVGDGFSALQFDYAIDGDLMIGRGIKGDFACSWTIGKTEKSAQFLEGDGMNISGEGVIGKLEVEIPADAKEGTVYNFKISNFEGAMVDKSTGKQVKLAAAKFAGTAGYIAVGELPSEAPASQTPASQTPASQTPASQTPATTPSETPNSDAIQIVIDNVAGKAGEKVKIPVTAKNVGDGFSALQFDYDIDGDLKVGRGIKGDFACSWTIGKTEKSAQFLEGDGMNISGDGVIGKLEVEIPADAKEGTVYKFKISNFEGAVVDKSTGKQVKLDGSKFAGVAGTITVGDKPVSSDPTVEPTVSVKPTETAKPTEIPTTAPSNSAKAEQPVSKTDVQGGIAGPKVDAGTYKVKAGDKFDVQIKVTDNKDGFNALNAWLDVDTDVFEITAMEAGDTSDPENEDSVAYSAVTLNKFHKDGAPDNITTILALFSDTENAADDQVIATITLTVKAGVKDGYYTLPFDAKGDGGAMANRVVVKDGDRSPVVLNPTFVGALVTVGDPAPATETPTEVPTVKPTPATAQPTATTEKPSEEPPAGDAIKIKIGEINGNAGEKVKVPVYAENVGGGFSALQFDYDIDGGLTIGRGIKGDFACSWTIGKTEKSAQFLEGDGMNISGDGCIGKFEIEIPKDAKDGTVYNIKISNFEGAMVDSATNKQVKLESSKFEGVAGKITVGEVTPASESPSPSPAPTQKTTEPSPTAPATDAPKSDAISIEIGTVYGAAGEKVKVPVTAKNVGNGFSALQFDYDIDGDLTIGRGIKGDFGCSWTIGKTEKSAQFLEADGMNISGDGVIGKFEIEIPKDAKDGTVYNIKISNFEGAMVDSATNKQVKLDADKFTAVAGKIIVGKEAPTTEPTAENTAYDVNGDGSVNTADIIALKKYLLLVKDAKVVNGDINGDGIINSMDMVRLVNKLLG